The DNA sequence GCCGCGTGCTCCACCGGCCCGCTGAACACCCGCCACGCCAGCAGCGTGGTGTCGGGCGGCTGCAGCCCGGACTCGGCGATCGCGGCGTCGCACGCCTCCCGGCCCGCGTCCGCCCCCTGGCGCGAGTAGACGGCGAGGATCGCCTTCGTCGTCTCGCACGTCGCCAGCTCGGCGTACCGGTCGAGCCCGGTGAGGGTGAACAGGTGCCCGAGCGCCGCGGCCACCCGCTCCGGGTCGTCGATGCGCCAGCCCGGCAGGGTACGCCACAGGAACTCCTGCAGCCGGTGCGCGGTGACCGCCTCCAGCCCGTCCTCGCCCGCGATCACGTCGATCGCGGCCTCGGCGAGCCGGGCCTCCCGCGCGCCGTACCGGCTACGGAGCTCGGCGAGCGTCCCCTGGTCGATTCCCATGCCCCCAGTGTGCCGTCATCGGCGCTCGCTCCGCCGTACGGCCTCGGTCCTGTGGTCCTCGGGTCCGAGAACGGTGAGGTCGGCGCCGTGCGGGGCGGTGTACGGCGCGCGCAGGTCGGCGGTCTGCAGCGCGCGGGTGATGTCGCTCGGCGTGACCAGCCCGATCAGGCGGCCCTCGTCGTCGAAGACGACCGCGCGGCCGTCCGGGTGGCCGGACATCTGCTGCATCAGGTCGACCAGGCCGTCGTCGGGATGGGCGGCCGGCACGTCCGCGGGCGGGCAGGCGATGTCGGCCAGCAGGGTGAGCGGGCGCAGCTCGGTCGGCACCTGGCGGATGCGGTTGAGCGTGACCAGGCCGCGGAAGGCGCCGAACTCGTCGACGAGCGGGTAGGTGGACAGCCGTTCGCGCATCACCACCCGGTTGATGAGCCCGGCGACCGTCTCGCCGGGGGCGGCGGTCACCGGCGAGCGGGACATGACGTCGCCGACGCGGATGCCGTGCAGCGCCGCGCCGAGCCGGGCCTGCTGCTCCTCGGCGCTCGCCGCGTTGACGAGGAACCACCCGATGAGCGCGAGCCACAGCCCCTGGAACCCCGGGCCGGTGAAGACGAGCAGGAACCCGAGCACGATGAGCGCGTAGCCGAAGGTACGGCCGGCGTTCGCCGCGGTGATTGCGGCCCGCACCCGGTCGCCCCACCGCGCCCACAGCACCGCGCGCAGCACCCGGCCGCCGTCGAGCGGCGCGGCCGGGATGAGGTTGAACAGCGCGAGCAGCACGTTGACGATGCCCAGGTAGGCGAACACGCCGACCAGCAGCGGAGCGGCGCCGGCCGCCGCGAGCAGCCACGCCACCAGCCCGAACACCGCGGCCGCGGCGAGGCTCGTGGCCGGGCCGACCGCGGCGATCCGCAGGTCGGCCCGCGGGGTGCGCGCCTCGCCGGTGAGCTGGGCCACCCCGCCGAGCAGCCACAGCGTGATGCCGGACACGCCGATGCCGTAGTGCCGGGCGACGAGCGCGTGCGCCAGCTCGTGGGCGAGCAGCGAGGCGAGGAACAGCAGGGCGGTCACCGCCGCGGCGAGCAGGTAGACCGCGAGCGGCAGCCCGGGGTACTCGATCGGGAAGCGCCCGAAGCCCAGGCCGATGACGAGGATCGCCACGATGACGACGACGCTGAGGTTGAGGCCGACGGGTACCCCGCCGATACGGCCCAGGTTGATCGACGCGCGCATCCCGCCTCCCGCAGGTCGAGGTATGGCCTACGCCTACCCGCGCAGCGGCGAGGATCACGCGCGCCGATCGACGGCCCCGGCCGCGCGGCCGCACGGCCGGCGCGGTGGGCCGTGCCGTACCGCCGGGGCGCGTCCCCGATCGATCTCGCGCCTTTCGGGTACGGGGCACTCACTATGTGGATCCAGGCCGTCCGGAC is a window from the Thermopolyspora flexuosa genome containing:
- a CDS encoding site-2 protease family protein, translated to MRASINLGRIGGVPVGLNLSVVVIVAILVIGLGFGRFPIEYPGLPLAVYLLAAAVTALLFLASLLAHELAHALVARHYGIGVSGITLWLLGGVAQLTGEARTPRADLRIAAVGPATSLAAAAVFGLVAWLLAAAGAAPLLVGVFAYLGIVNVLLALFNLIPAAPLDGGRVLRAVLWARWGDRVRAAITAANAGRTFGYALIVLGFLLVFTGPGFQGLWLALIGWFLVNAASAEEQQARLGAALHGIRVGDVMSRSPVTAAPGETVAGLINRVVMRERLSTYPLVDEFGAFRGLVTLNRIRQVPTELRPLTLLADIACPPADVPAAHPDDGLVDLMQQMSGHPDGRAVVFDDEGRLIGLVTPSDITRALQTADLRAPYTAPHGADLTVLGPEDHRTEAVRRSERR